In the Babylonia areolata isolate BAREFJ2019XMU chromosome 34, ASM4173473v1, whole genome shotgun sequence genome, one interval contains:
- the LOC143277314 gene encoding uncharacterized protein LOC143277314 — MTDVTKYSPRSCPADTDGPPVLWLLHEGQAGHSPGRPEDCARCGEAVAEELVKLGVGRAGPEGLRYRDVFILFKSVANITDGATGSGGGEASAMVAALRSKGVPLVVVRPGDRNVMRDMALAVTDRVTVSEWSVVRGLERRVVVCVHSEVKRYTVGHTATSRCTSQLLYIR, encoded by the exons ATGACCGACGTGACAAAGTACAGCCCCAGAAGCTGCCCAGCGGACACGGACGGGCCGccggtgttgtggttgctgcacGAGGGGCAGGCCGGGCACTCCCCGGGCCGTCCTGAGGACTGCGCGCGATGCGGGGAGGCTGTGGCGGAGGAGCTTGTCAAATTAGGTGTGGGCCGGGCAG GTCCAGAAGGGCTCCGCTACAGAGATGTGTTTATCCTCTTCAAGTCAGTGGCAAACATCACTGATGGCGCGACAGGCAGTGGGGGTGGTGAGGCCAGTGCCATGGTGGCGGCGCTCCGCAGCAAGGGCGTGCCGCTTGTTGTTGTTCGACCCGGCGACAGGAACGTCATGCGGGACATGGCACTGGCTGTCACAGACCGGGTCACAGTCAGTGAGTGGAGTGTTGTGCGAGGACTTGAGCggcgggtggtggtgtgtgtccacagtgaagTCAAGCGCTACACTGTCGGGCACACAGCCACCTCCCGCTGTACGTCACAGCTTTTGTACATACGTTGA